aatatacaataaataaatatattaaaaaataataaaaatattcaaatgtgaaagataaatttattttaattcatatacatcattttaacataatcacataaaagttatgataagatgaaaaatatattggagatgcgaataaGTTTCATgagaaaccaaataattagaagaaataaaaaatagaatatatatatatatatatatatatatatatatatatatatatatatatatggttacttaattaattatgaatattttagtaatttaaacgGAGACGGAGATATGGCGGGAACAGGTATTGTGacgggatatgtacatcctcatactcatccccatacctaattgaaaaagtcgggaatTCCCCATATCCATATTCAATCAATGCTGGGACATTAAAGTTGATGTGCATcgagaactcttttgttttcttatgaTCTCAATTCCTATAAATATCCTTTAGCTTCTCCACTTCTAAATCAAACTGATTATGAGATTTGGTTTTCATTTGAATATCATGTCtatactttttgttttctcgCTTCTTCTTCTCTTAGAAGTACCCAAGTTGTGCACagctgaagaaaaagaagataagtGGGATCATTTCATGTTTGTTCAACAATGGCCGAAAGGCTATTGCGATTCCCCACATCCTGGAACACGAAAATGTCGTATAGTACCAGAAAAATTTGTTATTCATGGACTGTGGCCTCAAAAAGAAAATGGTACACATCCTAAATGCAGAACTAAGACTCCCATTTATAGGAGGGTGAGTATATCTTTTTTTGTTATGGTTAATTAGAAGTTAGAACTCTAATGTGTGGTTTAGTTTATACACTGTGTTCCCTGTatcactaaaaaataaattgtgtttaTTTAGGATTTAAAACCCTTGACAAAACAACTTGATGAGGATTGGCCAAATTTAACTGgcataaattttttgttttggaaaGTGGAGTGGATAAAGCATGGAGGATGTTCAGAGGCAACGATCCCAAAACTGGAATATTTCAACCTGACTTTGCATCTTTATGAGCAAAATAATCTATTGAATATTCTTGAAAAGGAGCAGATAGTCCCAGATGACAAAAAACTTTATAATGTTAGTTCCGTTGTTGCTGCAGTTCACAACCACACTAGCCATGATCCTGCGCTTTTTTGTTATCATGATCCAAAACTAAATGCTACTGCTCTCTATCAAATTAGTATTTGTTTGACGCCCAATGGAACCTCATTCGTAAACTGTCCGAACTCTGATGGTACTTGTGGTGACCAGACTTTATTATTACCAAAATGAGTTTATGCaccaataatatttaataaataaaatacaagtgTTCATTTTCCTTGTAATTTCTTTCGTATAATGTCATTGTGCATTTAGAGATGTATTTTGAATCCATATATGGCACTGAAGTACAACATGCATTACGAtcagaaataataatattttttaataatagtaatagtaaatgAACGATCgattgaaattttttcttaTGCTTCGATGTTTGTTTGGAAGTGTTGACTTCTTATTTTGACATTCTTCCACATTCTCTCATTATAAAAAGAACTAGTTGGTGGGTTTGTATGATAATGacccttttaaattttaatcattcattctaaaattaatttcataaaccATAAAAGATGAATTGCAGTtttgttacaaaaaaatattatgaatcaTAAGAGgatatatatcatttaattgTGTTTGTAGTTGGTgtgtttgtgtaattatatagtgtttttaatcattttaaaagtaatttcacaaaggaaataaaagatgaatcgtattttgttaacaaaaataatgaaccATAAGATACCATTTAATTGTGTTTATCCGTTTAACTTCATGTTTTCAACTTAAATATGCTTTTCACtccttataaaaaaatagttttcaagattatctttcaaatattatatttgacTACTTAAAATTAGGAGTGTCAAAGTGAGTCAACACGACTGACACTAGTTGGTTCATCATGGATTGAGTTAAAAAATGTCAGCTTAATCCGATTTACTTTTTTGTGAGCCAAAAAATTTACAACTC
This portion of the Vigna unguiculata cultivar IT97K-499-35 chromosome 6, ASM411807v1, whole genome shotgun sequence genome encodes:
- the LOC114189059 gene encoding ribonuclease 1-like; the encoded protein is MRFGFHLNIMSILFVFSLLLLLEVPKLCTAEEKEDKWDHFMFVQQWPKGYCDSPHPGTRKCRIVPEKFVIHGLWPQKENGTHPKCRTKTPIYRRDLKPLTKQLDEDWPNLTGINFLFWKVEWIKHGGCSEATIPKLEYFNLTLHLYEQNNLLNILEKEQIVPDDKKLYNVSSVVAAVHNHTSHDPALFCYHDPKLNATALYQISICLTPNGTSFVNCPNSDGTCGDQTLLLPK